In Clostridium sp. DL-VIII, the following proteins share a genomic window:
- the groES gene encoding co-chaperone GroES: protein MNIKPLGERVVIKKLEAEEKTKSGIVLTGTAKERPQEAEVVAVGPGAIVDGNRVAMEVKVGDKVLYSKYAGTEVKVDGDEYTILKQDDILAIVE, encoded by the coding sequence ATGAATATTAAACCACTTGGTGAAAGAGTAGTAATAAAAAAATTAGAGGCGGAAGAAAAGACTAAAAGTGGAATAGTCTTAACTGGCACTGCAAAGGAAAGACCACAAGAAGCAGAAGTGGTTGCAGTAGGTCCTGGAGCTATTGTAGATGGAAATAGAGTAGCGATGGAAGTAAAAGTTGGAGATAAAGTTTTATATTCAAAATACGCTGGTACAGAAGTTAAAGTAGATGGAGACGAATATACTATATTAAAGCAAGATGATATATTAGCAATAGTTGAGTAA